In one Candidatus Nomurabacteria bacterium genomic region, the following are encoded:
- a CDS encoding polysaccharide deacetylase family protein, which yields MMKYLKKSIYIILSVVLLSPMLLPYSRALADGSNLIANASVEAAASNKPLNWTTNSWGTNTATFDYATTGHTGSRSLSVSVSNYTNGDAKWMADQVAVTAGQTYTYTDYSKSNVMTELDLAYMKASGGMSFVYLKSIPASNTWQQTSTTFTVPAGMVSVSVYHIVYSNGSMQTDDYSLTLQGQPTPTPTPTPTPTPTPTPTPNLIGNSSFETANGIDPAGWHRGGWGTNTPTFTYASSSARTGSRSVSVSLSSVSSGDVKWYADPVPVSVGTTYTYEDYYTSTVGTRVLVAMTNTNGVNSYSELTAAPAEATWALYTDSFTVPAGIQSVTIYHILDQVGTLTIDDVSLVSDTKSTPSTDGLIANSSFEDATGTKPTGWATDKWGSNTATFTYVQNDGHTGTSSSKVTISNYVSGDAKWDFTPITNLVPGSQYSFSAWYKTNTQAHVVATYVDTNGVDQYLTLPNPISGGGAANTWQQYKTILDVPTNAVSVSIYFLIASNGWLQTDDFSLDPYTPTGFDAPIISLTFDDGWDSIYTNGLPLLQKYGLVSTQYLISGKLNTPNYMTTAMAQAFLDSGSEIGAHTVTHPDLTQISGAQLTAELSGSQATLRQLFGNNVAQTFASPYGTYDATTLSAIGQYYQSHRSTDVGYNTKDNLNIYNIISQDVTTSTTPAEVAQWVAKAKAEKSWLVIVYHAVTNIPSDDYATSPADLDAELSNIKASGVNVETVSQALAHLTGQH from the coding sequence ATGATGAAATATTTAAAAAAATCTATTTACATTATTCTTAGCGTAGTGCTACTTTCGCCTATGCTTTTACCTTATTCACGTGCATTGGCCGATGGTTCCAACTTGATTGCCAACGCTTCTGTCGAGGCGGCGGCAAGTAACAAGCCACTTAACTGGACTACAAATAGTTGGGGCACAAATACAGCTACATTTGATTATGCGACAACTGGTCATACGGGGAGTCGAAGTCTTTCTGTGTCCGTATCTAATTATACTAACGGTGACGCTAAGTGGATGGCTGATCAGGTCGCTGTAACTGCGGGTCAAACATACACGTATACTGATTATAGTAAGTCAAATGTTATGACTGAGCTCGATCTTGCATATATGAAAGCTTCTGGTGGCATGAGCTTTGTGTATCTTAAATCTATACCAGCAAGTAACACGTGGCAACAAACATCTACTACTTTTACAGTACCCGCAGGGATGGTGAGTGTTTCTGTGTACCATATTGTGTATTCTAACGGTTCAATGCAGACCGATGACTATAGTTTGACTCTGCAGGGCCAACCTACACCTACACCTACACCTACACCTACACCTACACCTACACCTACACCTACACCCAACCTTATAGGGAATTCTTCGTTCGAAACGGCAAATGGAATTGATCCGGCAGGGTGGCATCGTGGCGGTTGGGGTACAAACACTCCTACATTTACGTACGCGTCAAGCAGTGCACGTACAGGTAGCCGTAGTGTAAGCGTTAGTCTGTCGAGTGTGAGCAGTGGTGATGTGAAGTGGTATGCCGATCCAGTACCTGTGAGTGTCGGCACGACGTACACGTATGAGGACTATTACACTTCAACCGTAGGTACTCGTGTTCTTGTGGCTATGACCAATACAAATGGTGTCAACAGTTACAGCGAGTTGACTGCCGCGCCAGCTGAAGCAACGTGGGCTCTTTATACGGATAGCTTTACCGTACCAGCTGGGATACAATCAGTTACTATTTATCACATACTTGATCAGGTGGGTACGTTGACAATTGACGACGTGTCGCTTGTTTCAGACACTAAAAGCACGCCTTCGACAGATGGACTTATAGCGAATAGTTCATTCGAAGATGCAACTGGAACGAAGCCGACGGGCTGGGCGACGGACAAATGGGGTTCAAACACCGCTACGTTTACATACGTGCAAAACGATGGTCATACAGGCACTAGCAGTAGTAAGGTGACGATAAGTAACTACGTGAGCGGTGACGCAAAGTGGGACTTCACGCCAATCACCAACCTCGTACCTGGAAGTCAGTATAGCTTCTCGGCATGGTATAAGACGAATACTCAAGCTCATGTCGTAGCTACGTATGTAGACACTAATGGGGTTGATCAATACCTTACCCTTCCAAATCCAATTTCAGGCGGCGGTGCGGCGAACACTTGGCAGCAGTACAAGACCATTCTAGACGTACCAACAAATGCCGTTTCGGTGTCAATCTATTTCCTTATCGCAAGTAATGGCTGGCTACAAACCGACGATTTCAGTCTGGATCCGTATACTCCGACTGGATTTGATGCGCCAATAATTAGTTTGACGTTCGATGATGGCTGGGACTCAATCTACACTAACGGATTGCCTTTATTACAAAAATACGGCCTTGTTTCAACCCAATATTTAATTAGCGGTAAACTGAATACTCCGAATTACATGACAACAGCTATGGCTCAGGCATTTCTAGATTCTGGCAGTGAAATCGGGGCTCATACCGTTACTCATCCTGACCTAACGCAAATTAGTGGCGCACAGTTAACTGCAGAACTTAGTGGCTCACAAGCGACGCTTCGTCAACTTTTTGGAAATAATGTAGCGCAGACGTTTGCGTCACCTTACGGTACATACGATGCGACAACACTATCTGCTATAGGACAGTATTATCAGTCTCATCGCTCAACGGATGTTGGATATAATACGAAAGACAATCTTAATATCTACAATATTATTTCACAGGATGTCACTACATCAACGACTCCTGCGGAGGTCGCTCAATGGGTCGCCAAAGCCAAAGCAGAGAAATCTTGGCTTGTCATCGTGTATCACGCAGTAACTAACATACCCAGTGATGATTATGCGACGAGTCCGGCTGATTTAGACGCAGAATTGAGTAATATTAAAGCCTCGGGTGTTAACGTTGAAACCGTCAGTCAAGCACTTGCTCATCTTACGGGCCAGCATTAA
- a CDS encoding glycosyltransferase family 2 protein: MVAKPRVVALVPAHNEEDIIKETIASLMTQTYPFTYVLIIADNCTDGTIRIVKRAQRKYGSKKLRLLETVGNTHKKAGALNQGFEITRKSRPDFIFGMDADTIIDSQMVEEAVKQFMLEPNTAGICSAYRTLPLKSEASYWERYLWRLQNIEFGLANAWRVENNDSARVLPGVSVMFRAKALRDVYELHKGIVWATDSLVEDYRLTLELKDLGWDAKSSLRMISWSDVPLRLFGKAGLFDQRQRWYSGTVDELRRRGAMKHSRYELFTIALLVINFLMRLLLISAYVTIIAMGNSIQWISFFLFLPVAAASIQYYRWVKYTDQRDRWQGVMTLALIPNELYAIFREFIYLYAIWISYRRPNRAW; the protein is encoded by the coding sequence ATGGTTGCAAAACCACGTGTAGTTGCATTGGTTCCGGCACACAATGAAGAAGATATTATCAAAGAGACGATAGCCTCTTTGATGACTCAGACATATCCTTTTACGTATGTTCTTATTATTGCCGATAATTGTACTGATGGGACTATTCGTATTGTAAAGCGAGCTCAGCGAAAATATGGTTCAAAAAAGTTACGCCTATTAGAGACCGTCGGAAATACTCACAAAAAGGCTGGTGCACTCAATCAGGGCTTTGAAATAACTCGCAAGAGTAGGCCGGACTTTATATTCGGCATGGATGCAGATACGATTATTGACTCTCAAATGGTAGAAGAGGCTGTTAAACAGTTTATGCTTGAACCAAATACGGCCGGTATCTGCTCGGCTTACCGTACACTTCCTCTTAAAAGTGAAGCAAGCTATTGGGAACGTTACCTGTGGAGGCTTCAAAATATCGAGTTTGGCCTCGCTAATGCATGGAGGGTCGAAAATAATGATAGCGCTCGAGTACTTCCTGGCGTATCTGTCATGTTTAGAGCAAAGGCCTTGCGAGATGTCTACGAGCTCCATAAAGGAATTGTTTGGGCTACGGATAGTCTCGTTGAAGATTATCGCCTTACTCTTGAACTGAAGGATCTAGGTTGGGACGCTAAATCATCACTTCGTATGATTTCTTGGTCAGACGTGCCATTACGCCTTTTTGGTAAGGCGGGCCTATTTGATCAACGTCAACGATGGTATAGCGGTACAGTAGATGAGTTGCGTCGTCGTGGTGCAATGAAACATTCTCGCTACGAGTTGTTCACTATCGCACTGCTCGTCATAAACTTCTTGATGCGTCTGCTTCTTATTTCTGCCTACGTTACGATTATCGCAATGGGCAATAGTATTCAGTGGATATCATTCTTCCTTTTTCTCCCCGTTGCAGCGGCGTCGATTCAATATTATCGATGGGTTAAGTATACCGATCAACGTGACCGATGGCAGGGTGTTATGACGTTAGCGCTGATTCCGAACGAGCTGTACGCCATATTTAGAGAGTTTATTTACTTATATGCGATTTGGATTAGTTACAGACGGCCTAATCGAGCATGGTAA
- a CDS encoding glycoside hydrolase family 16 protein, with product MDRLLPAVSQRPFRKVSNARMRRRKLKVKKTLANTGVFVIMVTICSLLFAYPYIIRTLIKEKMPNVVASVDSNLSTPAQYNPLFATKPSWFQNFANKTSGFPDPKYWNVLVGPAENSNNEQQYYTDSFANLRIENGTLRLIASHDSQPSGYQYGSARLETQGKQSFLYGRIDITAKLPSGVGTWPAIWLLPANDKYAKRSPINNTARYKNGGEIDIVEAVGFKPDIIYGVVHTASDANRHPDGTGSFGTIKVPDDSASFNLYSLLWTPTSVTFAVNNTPYYTYTRTKKADYTTWPFDQPFYLIVNLAMGGTWGGMDTAHYPGNGIDNSALPASLDIGSIYYYPYVGS from the coding sequence ATGGATCGTCTGCTTCCAGCCGTATCGCAACGTCCGTTCCGCAAAGTAAGCAATGCACGTATGCGACGGCGAAAACTGAAAGTAAAAAAGACACTGGCGAACACTGGCGTTTTTGTAATTATGGTTACAATATGTAGCCTCTTGTTTGCATACCCTTATATAATCCGTACTCTTATTAAAGAAAAGATGCCAAACGTAGTAGCTTCAGTAGACTCTAACTTAAGCACACCCGCGCAATACAACCCCCTCTTTGCAACCAAACCGAGTTGGTTCCAAAACTTCGCAAACAAGACATCTGGTTTCCCCGATCCTAAATACTGGAACGTTCTTGTTGGACCAGCCGAAAATAGCAATAATGAGCAACAATATTACACCGATAGCTTTGCAAACTTAAGAATAGAAAATGGAACGTTACGCCTTATTGCAAGTCATGATTCTCAGCCATCTGGATATCAATACGGATCTGCGCGACTTGAAACCCAAGGAAAACAATCATTTTTATATGGAAGAATAGATATAACTGCCAAATTACCGAGTGGCGTAGGTACCTGGCCTGCGATTTGGCTGTTGCCAGCGAATGACAAATATGCCAAAAGAAGTCCGATAAATAATACCGCACGTTATAAAAACGGCGGAGAAATTGACATCGTTGAAGCTGTGGGATTTAAGCCAGATATTATCTACGGAGTCGTTCATACGGCATCAGACGCTAATCGTCACCCCGACGGCACCGGATCATTTGGCACTATAAAAGTACCTGATGACAGTGCAAGTTTTAATCTCTATTCGCTTCTATGGACTCCGACAAGCGTTACATTTGCTGTTAATAATACGCCGTACTACACATACACTCGCACCAAAAAGGCAGACTATACAACGTGGCCGTTCGATCAGCCCTTTTATCTTATCGTCAATCTAGCAATGGGCGGAACCTGGGGTGGAATGGACACCGCTCATTATCCAGGTAACGGTATCGATAACAGCGCTTTACCTGCATCGTTAGATATCGGCTCCATCTACTACTACCCCTATGTTGGTTCGTAA
- a CDS encoding glycoside hydrolase family 6 protein — MRLRRFAKRWKLRSVYMVAVFCVMSFSISTIFSAISEGAEVVSPERRIATASTNGKAGVSSPVSIQKMEEVKSTKAVLGASTNKQIFSQIPPKPSWVTMPLYTDPNNGAAQYIAKNPSINGASYIERMAKVPVAQWFGDWNSNVKVDVDNYVAAAAAKRSVPVVVVYNIPHRDCGGYSTGGANNFSSYTKWIEQVAAGIGNRTAVVILEPDALGALNCLPSSQRQERTQSIAQAVTILKAHAQTAVYIDAGTPVWQPVNVMASRLKIANVAAANGFSLNVSYFSSTAKNRTYGNQLSSLIGNKHYVIDTSRNGANHAVTGMQCNPSFAALGEMPTTNTGSALNDALLWIKIPWESDGSCNGSPGPGEGYWSYAVELAKNAGW, encoded by the coding sequence ATGAGATTACGACGATTTGCGAAGCGATGGAAGCTTCGTTCGGTGTATATGGTAGCAGTATTTTGTGTCATGTCTTTTTCAATCTCCACGATATTTTCAGCTATTAGCGAAGGAGCCGAAGTGGTATCACCTGAAAGACGCATCGCGACAGCCTCAACGAATGGGAAGGCGGGTGTCTCAAGCCCCGTCAGCATTCAGAAGATGGAAGAAGTAAAAAGTACAAAAGCAGTCCTTGGGGCTTCTACGAATAAGCAGATTTTTAGCCAGATACCGCCAAAACCTTCGTGGGTTACTATGCCGCTATATACAGATCCTAATAACGGAGCGGCTCAATATATCGCTAAGAATCCTTCAATAAATGGCGCTAGTTATATAGAACGTATGGCGAAAGTTCCGGTTGCGCAATGGTTTGGCGATTGGAATTCAAACGTAAAAGTTGATGTTGATAATTATGTTGCTGCCGCTGCGGCAAAAAGGAGCGTTCCTGTAGTGGTGGTGTATAACATTCCGCATCGTGATTGCGGAGGTTATTCAACTGGAGGTGCTAACAACTTTTCTTCATATACAAAATGGATCGAACAGGTCGCCGCCGGCATAGGTAATAGAACGGCAGTCGTAATATTAGAACCAGATGCGCTCGGTGCCCTTAACTGTCTTCCTTCGTCTCAAAGACAAGAACGAACTCAATCTATAGCTCAGGCAGTAACTATACTGAAGGCGCACGCCCAGACTGCTGTTTATATTGATGCGGGTACACCTGTTTGGCAACCTGTAAATGTAATGGCTTCACGTCTGAAGATTGCCAATGTGGCTGCGGCTAATGGATTCAGCTTAAATGTCTCATATTTTTCATCAACGGCTAAGAATCGAACTTACGGTAATCAACTTTCGAGTCTTATTGGTAACAAGCATTATGTCATTGATACGTCACGAAATGGCGCTAATCATGCAGTAACAGGTATGCAGTGTAATCCTTCTTTCGCCGCACTAGGTGAGATGCCGACGACGAATACAGGGAGTGCGTTGAACGATGCGTTACTATGGATAAAAATTCCTTGGGAGTCGGACGGATCTTGTAATGGAAGTCCAGGTCCAGGTGAGGGATATTGGAGTTATGCTGTCGAGCTTGCGAAAAACGCTGGTTGGTAG
- a CDS encoding SDR family NAD(P)-dependent oxidoreductase, with protein MFIRRKVFITGAGRGLGSATARSLARDGSHVFVTGLPSEEAELKKLAEECGDSSAWAICDVRSMDQVTAALQKANTIMNGIDDVICNAGVARQMVIEDPKFMEEFAVTMAVNATGSANTAIAALPYMTEGGYIFFMSSLAGYVSAPMIGSYNASKAAVRAFAETLRVEVKPRGIKVGVGVFSELETEMTSIGFGTKAGEYLVGVRLFGRSFRIMPVAKSGPAVKAIARAIRKQRRNVDYPRRVRLLRLHPWVAQRTLEFYVGPRMKKAKDKALAENSQRTTNLPPTP; from the coding sequence GTGTTTATACGACGCAAGGTTTTCATTACCGGAGCCGGTCGTGGCCTCGGTAGCGCAACCGCTCGATCACTGGCCCGTGACGGCTCACACGTCTTCGTAACTGGTTTACCCAGCGAAGAAGCGGAGCTGAAAAAACTCGCCGAGGAGTGTGGCGACTCGTCCGCATGGGCAATTTGCGACGTACGCTCCATGGATCAGGTAACTGCTGCCCTGCAAAAGGCAAACACTATCATGAACGGAATCGACGACGTCATCTGTAATGCGGGCGTTGCTCGTCAGATGGTTATCGAAGACCCTAAATTCATGGAAGAATTTGCCGTTACCATGGCAGTTAACGCTACGGGAAGTGCAAATACTGCAATAGCTGCACTACCCTACATGACCGAGGGCGGCTACATATTCTTTATGTCGTCGCTAGCAGGGTACGTCAGCGCGCCCATGATTGGCTCATACAACGCCAGCAAAGCTGCCGTTCGTGCCTTTGCCGAAACACTCCGTGTTGAGGTAAAACCGCGCGGCATCAAGGTTGGAGTCGGCGTTTTTTCGGAGCTCGAAACCGAGATGACTAGCATAGGATTCGGTACCAAAGCCGGTGAATATCTGGTCGGGGTTCGCCTCTTCGGACGAAGCTTTCGAATCATGCCAGTGGCAAAGTCCGGACCAGCCGTCAAGGCAATCGCCAGAGCGATCCGCAAACAGCGTCGCAATGTCGATTACCCGCGCCGAGTCAGGCTCCTACGTCTTCATCCTTGGGTCGCCCAGCGCACCTTGGAATTCTACGTAGGCCCACGCATGAAGAAAGCCAAGGACAAGGCGCTTGCAGAAAATAGCCAGCGCACGACCAATCTGCCCCCAACTCCATAA
- a CDS encoding phosphatase PAP2 family protein — protein MQFITRLIADGTLIPIVLIGLYALTYKVPAKSRYAAYSRVLMAGLTTLLVAKYMATLWQPTGERPFQILGVAPGAAYLPNPGFPSDHAILSASILYAVWFETRSKLWTRVLVVLVLLVCVGRVLALVHTPMDILGGLIAATVGAIWYFTPRIGNDLPKRHKRAK, from the coding sequence ATGCAATTTATCACTCGACTCATCGCCGACGGTACATTAATCCCTATCGTTCTCATTGGGCTATATGCACTTACTTATAAAGTACCGGCAAAAAGTCGATATGCTGCGTATTCTAGGGTGCTCATGGCGGGACTAACGACGCTACTCGTAGCAAAATACATGGCTACGTTGTGGCAGCCGACGGGCGAGCGACCGTTTCAGATATTAGGTGTCGCACCGGGTGCTGCTTACTTACCGAATCCTGGTTTTCCATCTGACCACGCCATTCTTTCTGCCTCAATTTTATATGCAGTATGGTTTGAGACTAGATCAAAATTATGGACTCGAGTACTCGTGGTACTCGTACTGTTAGTGTGCGTGGGTCGTGTTTTGGCACTTGTGCATACTCCGATGGATATCTTGGGTGGCTTAATCGCTGCAACCGTAGGTGCGATATGGTACTTTACTCCTCGAATTGGAAATGACTTACCTAAGCGACACAAGCGCGCGAAGTAA
- a CDS encoding DNA recombination protein RmuC — MSAMELIILGIVIIGLVAIIVVLLQRTRDTQGGGSVDLIKSDVTELNRSIMKLQESMGDKLERNNDTMQKSVQKQLTESAKLIADVTQRLAKLDETNRRVVDVADELKTLQNVLQNPKQRGVFGEFYLESVLDNVMSPKQYQTQYKFKDGKIVDAVIFLEKGQILPIDSKFSLENYNRMVESKDKAERDRLLQKVKVDLKGRIDETADYIRPSENTMDFAFMFIPSEALYYDLLISNIGASSKDLIEYAFRDKRVIIVSPTSFMAYLQTVLQGLRSLQIEEQAKDIQVRVGKLGQHIGRFETYMQKLGNSLGTTVNHFNSAHKELGKVDKDIVKIAGSNSGVEPLLLDKPAVDE, encoded by the coding sequence ATGAGTGCTATGGAACTTATTATTTTGGGTATTGTGATAATCGGCCTCGTGGCAATCATTGTCGTGCTGCTTCAACGTACGCGCGACACACAAGGAGGAGGATCTGTTGATCTTATTAAGTCCGACGTGACGGAGTTGAATAGGTCTATCATGAAGTTGCAAGAAAGCATGGGAGACAAGTTGGAGCGCAACAACGATACTATGCAGAAGTCCGTACAAAAACAATTGACGGAGAGCGCAAAGTTAATTGCAGACGTCACGCAACGATTGGCAAAGCTGGACGAGACGAATCGGCGAGTCGTCGATGTAGCGGATGAATTAAAAACGCTGCAAAACGTACTGCAAAATCCAAAACAACGAGGCGTGTTCGGAGAATTTTATTTGGAAAGCGTTTTAGACAATGTTATGTCGCCGAAACAATACCAAACTCAGTACAAGTTTAAGGACGGCAAGATCGTCGATGCGGTAATCTTTCTCGAAAAGGGACAGATTTTACCTATCGATAGTAAATTCTCACTAGAAAATTATAATCGTATGGTAGAAAGTAAAGACAAAGCAGAGCGTGACAGGTTACTGCAAAAAGTTAAGGTTGACCTGAAGGGTCGCATAGACGAAACCGCTGATTACATACGACCAAGTGAAAATACGATGGATTTTGCATTTATGTTTATTCCGAGCGAGGCGCTTTACTACGATCTGCTCATTAGTAATATCGGCGCCAGTAGTAAAGATTTAATCGAATATGCATTTCGCGACAAGCGAGTCATTATTGTCAGTCCGACTAGCTTTATGGCGTATCTGCAGACGGTTCTACAGGGATTGCGCAGCTTGCAGATCGAAGAACAGGCAAAGGACATACAGGTACGAGTGGGCAAGCTTGGCCAGCATATTGGCCGGTTTGAAACATACATGCAAAAGCTTGGTAATTCACTTGGTACGACAGTCAATCACTTTAATAGCGCCCATAAAGAGCTCGGTAAGGTAGATAAAGACATCGTCAAGATAGCCGGCAGTAACAGTGGCGTAGAACCGCTTTTGCTCGACAAACCGGCCGTAGATGAATAA
- a CDS encoding aquaporin: MATKKAGSTAKKTTRSKSPSTKKTETTVKAVSTTKKSLSVPRFKLTDKRTVVAAALIGEFIGAFLLTSAYLVTKGEPLYMGFVLVTLLLMVGTLSGAHLNPVVTVGAWVTRKLGNVRALTYVLAQLLGAGAAYVVLSTFISGYHTDASSTSALGQATPDVFKLAALTNNSHWYVFFAELLGSTIFAFAFASAWREKTDRVAKSITAGFGLFVAMLIAGVSVSYVGANIVLNPAIAVAASAVDWVNIDWFAVAAYLVAPLVGGVVGFALRDAVEV; the protein is encoded by the coding sequence ATGGCGACTAAAAAAGCCGGCTCTACTGCAAAAAAAACCACCCGGTCAAAAAGCCCATCTACAAAAAAAACTGAAACAACCGTAAAGGCCGTTAGTACAACGAAAAAATCTCTATCGGTTCCACGCTTCAAGCTAACCGACAAGAGAACTGTCGTAGCAGCAGCTCTCATCGGTGAGTTCATTGGTGCATTTCTACTAACTAGCGCTTACTTAGTCACAAAGGGCGAACCACTATACATGGGCTTCGTGCTTGTCACGTTGCTACTTATGGTCGGCACGCTTTCTGGTGCACACCTAAACCCTGTCGTCACCGTAGGTGCATGGGTTACTCGTAAGCTAGGCAACGTTCGCGCACTTACATACGTGTTGGCACAGCTTCTCGGCGCAGGCGCTGCTTACGTCGTGCTGTCAACATTCATCAGCGGCTACCACACAGACGCGTCATCCACTTCTGCACTTGGTCAAGCTACTCCTGACGTATTCAAGCTTGCAGCGCTCACCAACAACAGCCACTGGTACGTATTCTTCGCCGAGCTTCTCGGTAGCACCATCTTTGCATTCGCTTTTGCAAGCGCATGGCGCGAAAAGACCGACCGTGTTGCTAAGTCGATCACAGCCGGTTTCGGCCTGTTCGTCGCAATGCTTATTGCCGGTGTATCCGTAAGCTATGTTGGCGCTAACATCGTACTAAACCCAGCAATCGCCGTAGCAGCTTCAGCTGTTGACTGGGTAAACATTGACTGGTTTGCAGTTGCTGCCTACCTAGTTGCACCACTCGTTGGTGGTGTCGTTGGCTTCGCACTACGCGACGCAGTCGAAGTTTAG
- the pheS gene encoding phenylalanine--tRNA ligase subunit alpha, with translation MIDTNELRENLLQRIRESNQPHEVLRTPELRALADGLRDLPPEERSGAGRALNELKQSLQAAVQERENELLDQAVVPIDVTAPMDVNSALPTLLSTERGTVHPISREIAVMSDILQRMGFTVYESREIDDQYHMFESLNFPAGHPARDDFDTFMTVETDKDGEPLIAPAHTSTMQNRIMRELAPQLERGLPVAAASIDRVFRNEDLDPRHEHTFYQHEGIFIDKDVHAGMLVATLKTFLESYYQTELNVRVNPFYFPFTEPSFEFSLSCPFCKGEGCNVCSQSGWIELLGCGMIHPNVLRMAGINPEVYTGFAWGGGVDRLVMMKRGVEDVRHFESAKLDFLRQF, from the coding sequence ATGATCGATACCAATGAACTGCGCGAAAATTTGCTACAGCGCATCCGTGAAAGCAATCAGCCACACGAAGTGTTGCGAACTCCTGAACTCAGGGCGCTTGCTGATGGGCTGAGGGACTTGCCGCCTGAAGAGCGATCTGGTGCCGGCCGCGCGCTCAATGAATTGAAGCAGTCACTGCAGGCGGCCGTGCAGGAGCGTGAAAATGAATTGCTTGACCAAGCCGTAGTGCCAATCGACGTAACGGCTCCGATGGATGTTAATAGCGCCTTGCCTACACTTTTATCAACGGAGCGGGGTACGGTGCATCCAATTTCGCGCGAGATTGCCGTGATGAGCGACATTTTACAGCGCATGGGCTTTACTGTTTATGAGTCGCGTGAGATTGACGATCAATATCACATGTTTGAATCTTTGAACTTTCCCGCCGGACACCCCGCTCGTGACGATTTTGATACATTTATGACTGTTGAGACTGACAAAGACGGTGAGCCGCTTATAGCGCCCGCGCATACGAGTACTATGCAAAACCGCATAATGCGTGAACTCGCACCGCAACTTGAACGTGGCCTGCCAGTTGCTGCGGCGTCAATTGATCGCGTGTTTCGAAACGAAGATCTGGACCCGCGCCATGAACACACGTTTTATCAGCACGAAGGTATATTTATAGACAAAGACGTTCACGCCGGTATGCTTGTCGCTACGCTCAAGACATTTCTGGAGAGTTACTATCAGACTGAGCTCAACGTCCGCGTTAATCCGTTTTACTTTCCATTTACCGAACCATCATTCGAGTTCTCGCTCAGCTGTCCGTTCTGTAAGGGTGAGGGTTGCAACGTTTGCTCACAGTCTGGATGGATTGAATTACTTGGCTGCGGCATGATTCATCCTAATGTGCTCAGGATGGCAGGGATTAACCCCGAAGTCTATACCGGCTTTGCATGGGGCGGCGGTGTTGATCGATTGGTTATGATGAAACGCGGCGTCGAAGACGTGCGACATTTTGAATCAGCAAAATTAGATTTTTTGAGGCAGTTTTAA